GCCCTCGCGGCCCTGGACGACCGTCCCGTCGTACCGCCCGCCGCCGAACCGCCCGCGCCCCTGCCGCTGCCCGGACACGGCAGCGGTACGGAGCAGGCCCTGGCCGAGTTCCAGGCCCGCTGGGCACCCCGCCTCTCGGCCTCCGCCGGACCCCGCTACCTCGGCTTCGTCACCGGCGGAGCCACCCCCGCCGCCCTCGCCGGGGACTGGCTGACCGCGGCCCACGACCAGAACTCCAACTCCGCCCTCGACGGCGCCGGCCAGCACCTCGAACGCGAGACCGTCGGCTGGCTGCGCGAGCTCTTCGGCCTCTCCGAGGACCACACCGGCACCTTCGTCAGCGGCGCCACCATGTCCAACACCACCGGCCTCGCCATCGCCCGCGAGTGGCTCGGCGAACGCCTCGGGGTCCGCCCGGCCGAGGACGGCGCGGCGGCCCTCGGCCCCGTCCGCGTCCTCTCCGGCGCCCCGCACTCCTCCATCGCCAAGGCCCTCGCCGTCCTCGGCCTCGGCCGCGCCTCCCTCGTCCGGGTGCCCACCCTCCCCGGCCGGGAGGCCGTCGACCCCGCCGCCCTCGACCGGGCCCTGGCCGACACGCCCGGCCCGGCGGTGGTCGTCGCCAATTCCGGCACCGTCAACACCGTCGACTTCGACGACCTCCGGGCCATCACCGCCCTGCGCCCGCGCCACGACTTCTGGCTCCACACCGACGCCGCCTTCGGCGCCTTCGCGGCCCTCTCCCCGGAGCACGCGCACCTCGTCGCCGGGCTCGACGCCTCGGACTCCGTCTGCGTCGACCTGCACAAATGGCTCAACGTCCCCTACGACAGCGCCGTCCAGTTCACCCGCCGCCGCGACCTCCAGACCCGGGTCTTCGCCAACGCCGCCGCCTACCTCGGACCCCTCGGCGCCGAACCCGACCTGGTCCACCTCACCCCCGAGAACTCCCACCGGCTGCGGGCCCTCGCCGCCTGGTTCACCCTGCGCGCCTACGGCCGCGAGGGCCACCGGGAGATCGTCGAACGGGACATCGCCTGCGCCCGCTCCCTCGGCGAGCGGCTCGACCGGGACCCGGCCTTCAGGCTCCTGGCCCCGGTCCGCCTCAACGTCGTCTGCTTCACCCTCGCCCAGGACCCCACCCCCGAGCGGCTGACCGCCCTGCGGGAGGCCGTGGCCGCCGAGGTGTTCGTCACCCCCACGGTCCACGGGGGAACCGCCGCCCTGCGCGCCGCGTTCTCCAACTGGCGTACCACGCAGGTGGACGTACGCCGGGCCGCCGAGGCCCTGCGCACGGCA
The Streptomyces sp. NBC_00091 genome window above contains:
- a CDS encoding pyridoxal-dependent decarboxylase, giving the protein MDRTLAADLVRLPELLDATRRAAAEALAALDDRPVVPPAAEPPAPLPLPGHGSGTEQALAEFQARWAPRLSASAGPRYLGFVTGGATPAALAGDWLTAAHDQNSNSALDGAGQHLERETVGWLRELFGLSEDHTGTFVSGATMSNTTGLAIAREWLGERLGVRPAEDGAAALGPVRVLSGAPHSSIAKALAVLGLGRASLVRVPTLPGREAVDPAALDRALADTPGPAVVVANSGTVNTVDFDDLRAITALRPRHDFWLHTDAAFGAFAALSPEHAHLVAGLDASDSVCVDLHKWLNVPYDSAVQFTRRRDLQTRVFANAAAYLGPLGAEPDLVHLTPENSHRLRALAAWFTLRAYGREGHREIVERDIACARSLGERLDRDPAFRLLAPVRLNVVCFTLAQDPTPERLTALREAVAAEVFVTPTVHGGTAALRAAFSNWRTTQVDVRRAAEALRTAAKEIA